The following is a genomic window from Vibrio cyclitrophicus.
TTATCGCGTTCGCCATCAACTTCTAGTGCTTCTGCAGCCGCTACCGTTGTGACGACTTCGCTATCAGCAGAGTCTGGCAGGATGTCCTTATTACGAGGGCCTGATACGATCTGCTTAATTTCACGAGAACCAATTTCAGAACGAAGAACATCTGTCACTTTACGCTCAAGAAGTGCTTCTGCCGTCATGATGTTGCCGCCGCCTGTACTCAGATAAAAACGTCCAAAATCAGCAATACGCCATTTTGCGTAGGTATCAATTAGAACGTCTTTTTTCTCTGACGTTACGAAACGGTCAGAACGACCATCCATCGTTTGAATACGAGCATCAAGCACTTTTACGCGATCAAACATAGGCAGTTTAAAGTGCAGGCCTGGTTCATAGATTCGTGATACGCCGTTGTCATCGAGAACTCGACCAAAACGAATTACCATGCCACGTTCGCCTTCTTGAATCACAAATAGTGACATCAATAAAAGGGCAATCGTCACAACTAATACAGGGATCATTAATTTACGCATTATTAGTATCTCCCTTGACGTGAACTGTCTGAACGAGTTTGAGTGCTAGACTTTGGATCCGCTTGAGTTTCTAACTCAATTTGATCGTAAGTTGATGATGCTTTTGCAGGGCGAGTGCCCGGCTGAGAACCACTTTGTGCGCCTAGCTTATCAATAGGTAGGTATAGCAAGTTACCACTTGATTCAGAATCAATCAGGACTTTCGATGTGCTTGAGTACACTTTTTCCATTGTATCAAGGTACATACGGTTACGTGTTACTTCAGGAGCTGCTTGGTATTCAGGTAGCAGTTTCTCGAACTGAGCCACTTGACCTAGAGCACCATTAACTGTGCGCTCTGAGTAACCCACCGCTTCTTTCTTCAAACGCTCAGCACGACCTGTTGCTTTTGGAAGAATGTCATTTCGGTAAGCTTCAGCTTCACGCTCGAAACGCTCTTCATCCTCACGAGCCGCGATAGCATCATCAAATGCATCTTTCACTTGCTCAGGTGGACGTGCTGACTGGAAGTTCACATCAACAATCAGAATACCCATGTCGTAGCTATCAATAATACGGTTCAACGTTTCTTGAGTGCTTTGGCGAATCTGTTGACGACCACTTGTCAGGATACTATCCATTAGTGAGTCACCAATTACCGCACGAAGCGCAGAATCGGTTGCTTGGCGTAAACTGTCGTCTGCATTCGTTACACGATACAAGTACTTGTATGGGTCAGAAACACGGTATTGAACACCCATTTCAACGGTCACAACGTTTTCATCTTTCGTTAGCATCGTGCCAGCAGCACGTAGAGAACGAATCGCTTGAACGTTTACTAGTTGCTCATCTTTGATTTCATCGATGAAGCGTGGGTGCCAGTTAAGACCAGGCTCTTCGATACGGTCGAACTGACCCAATCGAAGTACTACTGCTCTTTCTGCTTCGCCAACGGTGTAGAAACCAGCGAAGAACCAGATAGCAATCGCAATAACGGCAATGACACCAAAGCCAATTGCACCGCCACCACCAATAGATGGTCCGTTACCGCTACCACCCTTTTTACCAAACTTGCCACCTAACTTTTGACTTAGTTTACTAAACACTTCGTCTAGATCTGGCGGTCCTTGATCTCGGCCGCCGCGATTATTATTCTTACCCCAAGGGTCGTTATCGCGGCCGTTATTATCGCCGTTGTTGTTATTTCCAGGCTCATTCCACGCCATTAGAAAACTCCATCATTGATATGACGTTATACTGTAGCAGTCTCTTTGGTAACGATAAAGTCACCTAAGAGCGCCCCTTCTCTTTTTTCGAGTTTAGACCAATCTATTTGTTGCATTCTAATATCTATCAACAAGTTACCATTTTCATCATACTCTTCCTGTTGAAT
Proteins encoded in this region:
- the hflC gene encoding protease modulator HflC gives rise to the protein MRKLMIPVLVVTIALLLMSLFVIQEGERGMVIRFGRVLDDNGVSRIYEPGLHFKLPMFDRVKVLDARIQTMDGRSDRFVTSEKKDVLIDTYAKWRIADFGRFYLSTGGGNIMTAEALLERKVTDVLRSEIGSREIKQIVSGPRNKDILPDSADSEVVTTVAAAEALEVDGERDKIMENVLSGTAESAMADLGVEVVDFRMKKINLPDEISESIYRRMRAERESVARRHRSQGREKAEVIRAQAELEVATVLAEADRTARITRGDADAEAAKIYSDAFSKDPEFYGFMRSLQAYETSFSDKSDILVLDPKTDFFQYMNQASGAPAK
- the hflK gene encoding FtsH protease activity modulator HflK, which gives rise to MAWNEPGNNNNGDNNGRDNDPWGKNNNRGGRDQGPPDLDEVFSKLSQKLGGKFGKKGGSGNGPSIGGGGAIGFGVIAVIAIAIWFFAGFYTVGEAERAVVLRLGQFDRIEEPGLNWHPRFIDEIKDEQLVNVQAIRSLRAAGTMLTKDENVVTVEMGVQYRVSDPYKYLYRVTNADDSLRQATDSALRAVIGDSLMDSILTSGRQQIRQSTQETLNRIIDSYDMGILIVDVNFQSARPPEQVKDAFDDAIAAREDEERFEREAEAYRNDILPKATGRAERLKKEAVGYSERTVNGALGQVAQFEKLLPEYQAAPEVTRNRMYLDTMEKVYSSTSKVLIDSESSGNLLYLPIDKLGAQSGSQPGTRPAKASSTYDQIELETQADPKSSTQTRSDSSRQGRY